The Bacillota bacterium sequence CGGGGGAGGTACATGCAGGAGGCCGTCCCCCCGGGGGAGGGCGCCATGGCCGCGGTGATGGGGATATCGGCTCTGGAGGTGGAGGAAATCTGCCGCCGGGCGCAAAAAGAGGGGGTGGTGGAGCCGGTCAACTACAACTGCCCGGGGCAGACGGTGGTGGCCGGACACGCCGGGGCGGTGCGGGAGGTGATGAGGCTGGCCAGGGAAGCGGGGGCGCGGCGGGTGCAGGAGCTGGCAGTGAGTGCACCCTTCCACTCCTCCCTGATGGCGCCGGCCCGCGAGAGGCTGGCGCGTGACCTCGCCCGCGCCCAGATCAAGGACCCGGCCTTCCCGGTGGTGGCCAACGTGCACGGCAACTACGTGACCACGGCGGAGGAAGTGCGGAAGTCCCTGGAGCAGCAGGTGGATCACCCGGTGCGGTGGGAGGATTGCGTGCGCAGGCTGGTGGGTGACGGGGTCCGGCTGTTCGTGGAAGTGGGCCCGGGGACGGTGCTGGCCGGCTTCTGCAAACGGATCTGCCCACAGGTTCCGGTTTTCAGCGTGGGCGACCTGCCTTCCCTGGGGCGGCTGCTTGATTCCCGGGAGGAGGTTTGCTAATATTGGCGAGGCACTTGCCCAGATAACGGGGACCGTGCCAGATCTCTCTAATTGCCAGCAGGGGGTGGGGATAGTGGCGGGTAAGGACGCCATCTTCCAGAAGCTGAAGCGGATCATAGTGGAGCAACTCGGCGTAGATGACGAGGCGGTTACCATGGAGGCCTCCTTCCAGGACGACCTGGGGGCAGATTCCCTCGACGTGGTGGAACTTCTCATGGCCATCGAAGAGGAGTTTGAAATCGAGATCCCCGATGAGGATGCCGAGAAGATCCAGACGGTGGGGGACGCCGTTGAGTACATTCGGGAGCGGGTTTCCTGACCAAGGGTGAAACCGTGCAGCGCCAGCGAGTAGTGGTTACGGGTATGGGCCTTATCACCCCGGTGGGAACCGGGGTGGAGGCGTTCTGGCGCTCCCTGCAGGAAGGCCGCTCCGGGGTGGGGCCCATTACCCGGTTTGATGCCAGCCAGTTTCCCGTCCGCATCGCGGCCCAGGTGGATGACTTCGATCCCCTCCAGTACATGGACCGCCGCGACGCCCGCCGCATGGACCGTTTCGTCCAGATGGCCCTCGCGGCAGCTCACCTGGCCCTCCAGGATGCCCGCTTGCGGCTGGAGGATTGCGACCTGGATCAGGTGGGCATCACCATGGGCACGGGCATCGGAGGCATCCACACCCTGGTTGATCAGATGGGCGTGATGGCGGATAAGGGCCCCGACCGGGTGAGCCCTTTCTTCATCCCCATGATGATCGCCAACATGGCGGGGGGGCAGCTGGCCATCTCCCTGGGGGCCCGGGGCCCCAACACTACTCACGTGACCGCCTGTGCCGCCTCGGCGAACGCGATCGGGGACGCCTTCCGCATCCTGCAGCGGGGGGAAGCCCAGGTCATGCTCACCGGCGGCACCGAGGGGTGTCTGGTGCCCATCGCCCTGGCCGGGTTCTGTTCCATGAAGGCTCTGTCCGAGCGCAACGACGATCCCGCCCGGGCGAGCCGTCCTTTCGATGCCCGGCGGGACGGGTTCGTGATGGGAGAGGGAGCGGGGGTCCTGGTCCTGGAGTCGCTCCCCTTTGCCCGGGCCCGCGGCGCCCGCATTTACGCCGAATTGGCCGGTTACGGGATGACGGGAGATGCCTACCACGTCACCGCTCCTCCCCCGGACGGCAACGGGGGAGCCCGGGCCATGAAGAGGGCCCTGACTGACGCCGGGCTCGAGCCCACCGACGTGGACTACATCAACGCACACGGTACCGCTACCCCGCTTGGGGATGCCGCGGAGACGGCGGCCATCAAGGCGGTGTTCGGGGAGTACGCCTACCGCATCCCGGTGTCATCCACCAAGTCCATGACCGGCCACCTGCTGGGTGCAGCCGGGGTGGTGGAACTGGCGGCGTGCATCCTGGCTATCCGCGATGGTGTGGTTCCTCCCACCATCAACTACGAGTATCCCGATCCCGAGTGCGACCTGGATTACGTGCCCAACCGGGCGCGGCCGCATCGGGTGGACGTGGCTTTATCCAACTCATTCGGCTTCGGAGGCCAGAACGCCACCCTGATCGTGAAGCGCTATGAGGGTTGAGGACGCCGGTCGAGAGGTCCTGGTACTCGCGCATCTGCGACGGGTACTGGGGGAGTTCCGCAGTGACGGCCTTTTCCTTCAGGCCGTCACTCACAGTTCCTGGGTGCAGGAGCACGCCGGGGCAGGGCGTGACTCCAACGAGCGCCTGGAGTTCCTGGGGGATGCGGTGGTGGGGCTGGCCGTGGCCTCCTACCTGTATTCCCGGTTCCCGGGGGCGCGGGAGGGAGAACTCAGCCGGCTCAAGGCTGCCGCGGTGGGCGAGGGGGCCCTGGCTCAGGCCGCGCGCCGGCTGGGCCTGGGGGGGCTGCTCTTCCTGGGCCGGGGGGAAGAGCAGAGCGGGGGGGCGAGCAAGCCCGCCCTTCTGGCAGACGTATTCGAGGCGGTGTGCGCTGCCCTCTACCTGGACGGCGGCTGGCAGAGAGCGCGTGACTTCGTGGTGGACCAGCTTGCCCCCGCAGTGGAGCGCGCCCTGAAACGGGGGACGGGTGATTTCAAGAGCACCCTGCAGGAGAGGGTGCAGGAACAGGGGGGCACTGTTTCTTACCGGGTGGTGGCTGAGGAGGGCCCGGATCATGCCCGCGTCTTCACAGTGGAAGTGCTGGTGGATGGCCGGGTGGCGGGCCGGGGAAGGGGGCGGAGCAAGAAAGCGGCTGAACAGGAAGCTGCCCGGATTGCTTTGGAGGAATTGAGCCCTAAGCTGGCGAAATAAATCGTGCCACCTTGCAGAAACAGGAAATTGACAAAGGGGGTACGTAGGTGGAAGTCCTGAAAGTGTCCGCCCAATCCCGACCCAAGGCGGTGGCGGGGGCCCTGGCAGCCCTCCTGCGTGAAAAAGGCTCGGCTCAGATTCAGGCGGTGGGAGCCGGTGCCGTGAACCAGGCGGTCAAGGCCATCGCCATAGCCCGGGGCTACGTGGCTCCCAACGGTATCGACGCAGTGGTTATCCCTGCCTTTTCGGAGGTGGCCATTGACGGCGAGGTGCGGACGGCCATCAGATTCATAGTCGAGCAACGGTGAAGCAGGCCCCCGGGTTCCGGGGGTCTTGCCCACGGAGAAACCATGTTATTACGGCGTATCGAGGTCCTGGGTTTTAAGTCCTTCGCGGACCGCATCTCCCTGGAAATAGGTCCTGGAGTTACCGCCATAGTGGGGCCCAATGGTACAGGCAAGTCCAACCTGGCCGATGCCGTGCGTTGGGCCCTCGGTGAGGCCAACCCCCGGCAGCTGCGGGGGTTGCGCATGGAGGATATGATTTTCGGGGGCTCCGAGTCGCGCCGTCCCCTTTCCATGGCGGAAGTGTCCCTAACTTTCGACAACAGCGACGGCGCTCTCCCCCTCGATTTCAGTGAGGTCACCATTACCCGCCGGGTATACCGGGACGGGTCGGGGGAGTATTTCATTAACCGCACCCCTTGCCGGCTCCGGGACGTGCAGGAACTGTTCTACGACACCGGGATTGCCCGGGATGGGTACTCCCTGGTGGGTCAGGGCCGGGTGGAAGAAATCCTCTCCGCCCGCCCCGAAGAGCGGCGCCTGCTCCTGGAAGAGGCCGCCGGTATCGTGAGGGCCCGCCAGCGGCGCCGGGAGGCCCTGGCCCGGCTGGAGGCCAGCAACCGGGACATGGAGCGCCTGGGCGACGTGCTGGCCGAACTGGAACTCCAGATGCAGCCGCTGGAGGAGGAGGCCCGCCGGGCCCGGGAGTGGGAGGGGTACCGCCAGCAGAGGGACGCTGCCCTTCTTGTGCTCACGTGGCGGGAAAGGGTGGAGGTGGCCCGGCAATTGGCACTGGCCTCGCAAGCGGTGGCCAAGCTGCAGTCCACCTGCCGGGTGGAGCAGGAGAAGTCGGCCCGCCTGGAGGAGAGCTATCAAGCGGTCCGGCAGGAGGAGAAAGCCCGCCAGCAGGAACGGCAAAAGCTCCAGGACGAGCTCATGTCCCTTTCCGGCCTCGTGTCTGAGGCGGGCCGCGAGCTGGCCCGGTGGGAGGAGCGGGTGCGTTCCCTGGAAGCCGACATCGCCCGTCTGCGGGAAGAGAAGGAAAGCGTGGTGGCCCGCCTGGGTGCGGCCCACGAACGGGTGGAGGAGTCCGGGCGGGCTCTGGATTCCTGGCAGGCGACGTGGGGAGAGGCGGCCCGGGAACTGGGGGCCCTGAGGGCGGAACTGCGCGGGCAGCAGGAGGCCGTTCGGCGTCTGGCCGCCGATCTGGAGGCCAGGAAGGGCGAACTCATCGACCTGCTGGGGAGGGGAGCCTCTGCGCGCAATCGCCAGGTGGCCCTGGAGTCCGAGGCCCGCCAACTGGACGAATCCCTGCAGCGCGCGGGGCAGAGGCGGCAGGAGATGGAGGAGGCCCTGCGTCGGGTCGATGAGGACTTGCTGGTGCTCTCGGAGCACGAGAAGCGGGCCCGCTCCCGGCAGGTGGAGCTGAAGGCGGAGGGGGAACGGGCGCGGGCGGAGAGGGAGAAGGCCCGCGCCCGGCGGACGGAGCAGGAGACCGCGTTCCGCCAGGCCGAGGCCGCTTATCACCAGGTGTCGTCGCGGCTGGGGGCCCTGCGCGAACTGGAAGAGTCTTTCGCCGGGTTCGCCCGGGGGCCGCGGGCTTTGCTGGAGGCAAAGCGGCGGGAACCTTCTGCGTTCCCCGGCTTGGTAGGCCCGGTCTCTGCCATCCTGGACGTCCCCAGCCAGTACGAGACGGCTGTGGAGGTGGCCCTGGGGGCCGCCGTGCAGGATATGGTGGTGAAGACGGTGGAGGATGCCCGCCAGGCCATCGCCTTCCTCAAGCGCACGCAGGCGGGATGGGCTACCTTCCTGCCCCTGGATTCCCTGCGTCCCACCCCCTTGAGCCCTGCGGAGCGGGCAGCCCTCCGGCGCGACGGCATCCTGGGGGTGGCCTCGGACCTGATCACTTTCCTGCCCGAGCACCGGCCCGCCGTGGAGTACCTGCTGGGCCGCACCGTGTTGGCCCGCGACCTGCCCGCTGCCCTGTCTTACGCCCGGGCGGTGGGATTCCGGGTCCGGGTGGTAACCCTGGAAGGTGACGTGGTGTTCCCGGGGGGTAGCCTGGCCGGGGGATGGAGGAAGGGTTCCCGGAGCGGGGTATTGGGGCGCACCCGCGAGATGTCCCTGCTGGAAGAGAAAACGAGGGAACTCGCGGACCTGATGGAGGCCTGTCGCCGGGCGGGGGAAGAGGCGGCCCGGGAAGAGCAGGTGTGGGGGCAGCGGCTGGCGGAGGCCCAGGAAGAACTGCGGGGGTTGGAGGTATACCTGGCGGGTCTGGGCAAGGAGGTACAGGCCAAGAAGGCCGAGCGCCAGAGGCTGGTGGGAGACCTGGCGGGGCTGGAACTGGAGCGAAGCGTACAGGAGACCAGGCTGGCGGAACTGAAGCAGGAGATCCTGGCCTGGGAAGAACGGTTGAGGGAACTGGAGTCTGCCCGGGGGGATATGGAGGCCACCATCTCGTCCCTCACGGAGAGGCTCGAGGAAGCCCGGGAGAGGCAGCACTCCCTCGAGCAGCAAGAGGTCGCCCTGCGGGTGCGGCTGGCCGGGCAGGAGGAGCAGCGCGCCCGTCTGGAAGAGGCGGCTGCCCGGGCCCGGGAGGAACTGGGCGCCCTCACCCGGGCGCGGGAGGCGGTGGAGGAGGCTCTGGGGGCACGCTGCCGTGAACTCGAGGAAGCACGGGAGCAGTGCAGGTACTGGCAGGAGGAGCTCGCATCCGGCTCCGCCCGTCACCAGGAAGGCAAGGAACGGATGGAAAAGTCCGCCATCGAGGCGGAGCGGGTGGCGCGGCGCCTTGCTTCGTTGGAGCGCGCCCGGCGCCAGGTCGAACGCAGGCTGGCGGAAGCGCAGGAAGCCCTCCACGCCGCCCGCCTGGAAGAGGTGCGCCTGGGGCTGCGCGTAGAGGAACTGGACCAGCGCCTGGCCCAGCGCTTCTCGTGTTCGCCGGCGGAGGCCGAGCAGCGTGTGGCAGAGAACCCCTTCAAGGAATTCGACACCACCGCCCTGCAGGAGATGGTGGGGGATCTGGAGGCTCGTATGCGCGATCTGGAACCCGTCAACCTGGCGGCGGCGGGGGAATACGTCCGGCTCCGGGAGCGTCACCAGTTCCTCTCGGACCAGCGCCGCGACCTGGAGGAAGGTCGGGCAAAGCTGGGTCAGGTGATCAGGGAACTGGAGCGGGAGATGAGGGAGAAGTTTACCAGGACCTTTGCCGAGGTGCGGGAGCGATTTGCGGCCACCTTCGCTCAGGTTTTCGGTGGCGGCAAGGCGGACCTCGTCCTGGTCGGCTCCGATCCCCTGGAGGCGGGGATTGAGGTGGTGGCTCAACCACCGGGGAAGAAGCTGCAGCACCTTTCTCTGCTTTCCGGGGGAGAGCGTACCCTGTGCGCCATCGCGCTTCTGTTTGCCCTGTTGCAGACCCGTCCCAGCCGTTTCTGTCTCTTCGACGAGGTGGATGCCAACCTGGATGAGGCAAATGTAGACCGGTTCGCCCGCTTCCTGCGGGAACTCTCTTCCGCGGGGCAGTTCCTGGTGGTTACTCACCAGAAGGGTACCATGGAGGTGGCGGACGTCCTGTACGGTACCACCATGGAGGAGTCCGGGGTATCGCGGGTGGTTTCCCTCCGTCTTACCGGGGCCTCCTAGCTGTGGCCGGTCGGTGACGGGGGGCGCGCGGGATGGATGAAATGGATGGGGGGAGATGCTACGGGTTCCTGGTGGAGCAAGTGGCGGGGGAGCCTGGCCCGGACCAGGGATAGCCTGGTCAGCCAGGCGGCCAGGTGGTTTGGAGGCGCCCGCGATGAGGAGGCGTGGCAGGAGCTGGAGGACGCCCTCATCAGCGCCGACGTGGGCGTGGACATGACGGGCAGGTTGTTGCGCGCGGCCCGGGCGGCGCGCAACCGGGACCCGCGCCAGGCCCTGCGCGAGGAAATCCTGAAGCTGCTCGCGGGGGCGGAGGGCCGCCTGGTCCTGCCGGGGCCGCTGGATGTGATCATGGTGGTGGGGGTTAACGGCACCGGGAAGACCACCACCATCGGCAAGCTGGCCTACAGGCTGCGGCAGGAAGGGAAGAAAGTGGTGGTGGCGGCCGCCGATACCTTCCGCGCCGCCGGCATAGATCAGCTGGCCATATGGGCGAGCCGGGCGGGTGCGGAACTTGTGCGTCACCGGGAAGGCAGTGACCCCGCCGCGGTGGCGTTCGACGCCGTGCAGGCCGCCCGCGCCCGTGGTTACCAGGCGGTGATCGTGGATACGGCGGGCAGGCTCCACACCCGGGTCAATCTGATGGAGGAGCTCAAAAAGATCCACCGCGTGATGGGCCGGGAACTGGCCGGGGCACCCCACGAGGTGCTGCTGTGCCTGGACGCCCACACCGGGCAAAACGCCCTCCAGCAGGCCCGCATTTTCCTGGATGCGGTGGGGGTTACCGGCATCGTGGTCACCAAGCTGGATGGCACTGCCCGGGCCGGGGTGGTGGTGGCGATCGCGGACCAGCTCCACATCCCCATCAAGCTGGCCGGCCTGGGAGAAGGCATTGAAGACCTGGCGGATTTTTCTGCCCGCGACTTCGTGGAAGCGCTGTTGCCGTCCTAGCAGCCCGGAAACGTACCTGTACCCATCCCTCCTGCACCAGCGTCTTGACAGCGTTCCTCGGCAGGGGTACCATCTCTTTGCATTTGGCGGTGTCTCACCATGCTGCCCGCAGGATAGAGTGTTGCGCTGTGCGGGGGGCGGGTGACGCCAGGGGGGCTGGCGGTGGCGTTCGAGAACCTCACTGCCCGTCTGGGAGATGTATTCCGCAGGCTGCGGGGGAAAGGGAAGCTGACCGAGGCCGACGTCAACGAGGCCCTGCGCGAGGTGCGGGTCGCCTTGCTCGAGGCGGACGTGAACCTCAAGGTGGTACGGGACCTGGTGGCCCGGGTGCGGGAACGCGCGGTGGGAGAAGAGGTGATGGCCTCTCTCACTCCCGCCCAGACGGTGCTCAAGATCGTCTACGAGGAGATGACCCGGATCCTGGGGGGAAAGGCCTCCCGTTTAGACCTGGGGGGCAATTCGCCCGTCCCCATCATGCTGGTGGGGCTGCACGGGTCGGGTAAGACTACCACGGCGGGCAAGCTTGCCCTCACTTTGCGCAAACAGGGGCGTTTCCCCCTCCTGGTGGCCACCGATGTGTACCGCCCCGCCGCTCCCCGGCAACTGGAAGTGGTGGCCCAGCAGGCTCAGGTACCCTTCTTCTTCCTGCCCGGGGCTTCCCCCCTGGTCATTGCCCGGCGGGGCCTGGAGCATGCCCGGCAGACCGGGCGGGACGTGGTGCTCGTCGACACGGCCGGGCGGCTGCAGGTGGACACCGAGCTGATGGCCGAACTGCAGGATATGAAGGCGGCCTTGGGGCCGCGGGAATGCCTCCTGGTGGTGGACGCCATGACCGGCCAGGAAGCGGTGAACGTGGCCCGCGCCTTCCACGAGCAACTGGGGCTCACCGGGGTCATCCTCACCAAGCTGGACGGTGACGCCCGGGGAGGAGCGGCCCTGTCCGTGCTGGCCGTCACCGGGTGTCCGGTAAAGCTGGTGGGCACGGGTGAGAAGCTGGACGCCCTGGAATCCTTCCATCCCGACCGCATGGCTTCCCGCATCCTCGGTATGGGCGACCTGGCCAGCCTGGTGGAGAAAGCGGAAGCGGCGGTGGAGGCACAAAGGGTACGGGAGCTCGAGCGGAAAATCCGCAGCCAGGAGTTCACCCTGGATGATTACCTGGAGCAGTTGAAGCAGGTCCGGAAAATGGGCCCCCTGGACCAGTTGCTGAGTCTCATCCCGGGCCTGGGGCGGTCCGTTCCCCAGGTGCAGGTGGACGAGAAGGACCTGGTGCGCACGGAGGCCATCATCTGCTCCATGACCAGGGAAGAACGGCGTAACCCCGCCATCATCGGGGCGAGCCGCAAGCGGCGCATCGCCGCCGGGAGCGGTACCACCGTGCAGGACGTCAACCGGGTACTCAAGGGCTACGAGCAGGCTCGTCGGCTGCTCAAGCAGCTTCCCGATATGGAGAAGACCATCAAAAAAGGAGGAGGTCGTCTGTGGCGGTAAGGATCAGGTTAAAGCGGATGGGGGCGAAGAATCGTCCCTTTTACAGGCTGGTGGTGGCTGATTCCCGGTCTCCCCGGGATGGACGGTTCATCGAGGAAATAGGGTACTACGATCCCACCACCGAGCCGGCCACCGTGTCCGTAAAGCAGGAACGGGTCCTGGACTGGCTGCGCAAGGGAGCCCAGCCCTCGGATACGGCCCGTGCCCTCCTGGAGAAGAGCGGGACCTGGCGGGCCTGGCAGGAGGAGCGTAAGAGCCGGAAGGAACGGTGATGGCCGTGAAGGAACTGGTGGAACTGCTGGTGAGGGCCCTGGTGGATAACCCCGAGGAAGTTGAAGTATCCGAAGTGGAAGGCGAGCGCTCGGTAGTGCTGGAAGTGCGGGTGGCCCCGGAGGACGTGGGCAAGGTGATCGGGAAGCAGGGGCGCATCGTGCAGGCGCTGCGGACGGTGGTCAAGGCGGCGGCGGCCCGGGAGGGCAAGAAGGCCGTAGTGGAGATCCTGCAGTGACGGGAACCGTGCCTGCCGGCGGGGCAGAGGTGGTGTCCCTCACCGTGAAATGCCCGGTGACCGTCAAGGTGAGGGTCACCGACCGGTGGAAGTTACGGGTGGCCGGAGAGTTGCAGGAGGCCCTGCGGCGCACCGAGCAGGAGCTGGCGCAACTGGAGGGTCAGTTGCGTCGCCTGCAGGGGGCAGGAGAGCAGGCAGCCTGGCGGGAGCACGCCCAAAACGAAATGCGCCGACGACAGGAGCGCAAGTCCCAAATACTGGAGCAGCTTCGGCATCTGGCCCGGCTGGAGCCGGGAACTGAGGTGGTGCAGGGCCAGGTGGAGGGGCTGGCCTGCGTGGTGGTGGGCGACCGCTGGGATCAGGTGACCGCCCTGGAGGTGGTCCTGGAAGACGGAGTGGTGGTGGAAATCCGCACCGGGCGCGAAGCGCATCCTCCGTCCCTCGCCGCGATGCCAGCTTCCCGCCCCTCGTCGGACTCGCATGAGGGGGAACACCGCAGGGAATGAGCACGGAACCGGAACGGGTCACCATAGGGGAAGTAACCCGCCCCCACGGGGTCCGGGGGGAGGTGCGGGTGAGGCCCCTAACTGCCCACCCGGAGCGCTTCCTGGGCCTGGAGGAAGTCTACGTGGGGGGCGCCAGGCGCCGGGTGCGGAGGGCAAGGTTGGCCGGAGATGAGGTCATCCTGGCCCTGGAAGGATCCGAAACTCGCGACCAGGCTGAGGTCCTCCGCGGCCAGTCCCTGGAGGTCGATCGCGAAGAGGTATTTCCGCTCCCGGAGGGAGAGTATTACTGGTTCCAGCTCAAGGGGCTGCGGGTGTTCACGCCCGACGGCCGCGAGGTGGGAACGGTGGTGGACGTGGAGCCCAACCCGGCCCACGATTTGCTGGTGGTCGAGGCACCTCACGTCCTCGCCGGCCCTGCGGACCGGGGGGGTGAGGGTCGGGTGACACGACGTCGCGCCGGTGGGGCCGGTCCCCGCCGGTTCCTGGTGCCGGCCGTGCGCGCACTGGTGGCCGAGGTTGACCTGCCCGGCCGCCGTCTGGTGATAAACGACATCCCCGGCCTCCTGGAGTGAAATGGCGATGCGGGTTACGTTCTTATCCCTATTTCCGGAGATGTTCCCCGGCCCCCTGGGCACCAGCATTCTGGGGAAGGCTTGTGAGCGGGGCATCCTCCAGGTGGAGCTGGTGGATATCAGGGACTTTGCCCGCGACAAGCACCGCATCACCGACGATGTGCCCTTCGGCGGTGGCCCGGGCATGGTCATGAAGCCGGAACCCATCGTGGCGGCCCTGGAGGCCGTGCTGGGCCGAACCCTGGAACCCGCCCCCGCCCACGTGGTGGAAGCCGGGCACGGGCCCTACCGGCCTGCCCTGGCCCGCGAGGGCGTGCGGGTGGTGCTGCTTACCCCCCAGGGACGCACTTTCTGCCAGGAGATGGCCGAGGAACTGGCCGGGTGCCGCCACCTGGTGCTGGTATGCGGCCACTACGAGGGAGTGGACGAGCGGGTCCGCTTCTTCGTGACCGACGAGGTATCGATCGGTGACTACGTGCTCACGGGGGGAGAAATACCGGCCCTGGTAGTGGCGGACGCGGTGTGCCGGTTGGTGCCGGGGGTGGTGGGAGACCCCCAGTCGCCCCGCACCGATTCCTTCGCCCTGGGCCTGCTGGAAGGGCCTCAGTACACCCGGCCCCGCTCTTTCCGGGGCCTGGAGGTCCCGCCCGTGTTGCTTTCCGGCGACCATGCCGCCATCCGTGCCTGGCAGCGGCAGCAGTCCCTGCGCCGCACCTTGCTCCGCCGGCCCGACCTGCTGGCGCGGGCGAGGCTCACCGAAAAGGACGTGGAGATGCTGAGCACTATGCGCCACGAAGTGGCAGGACGCCGGGAGCCTGTGCTATAATACCACGTTGTCGGAAAGGAGCGCCCGAGATTGGATCTCATCAGGTTGGTGGAACAGCAGCAAATGCGCCGTGATTTGCCCGATTTCCGGCCCGGTGACACGGTCCGCGTGCACGTGCGTGTGGTCGAGGGGGGCCGGGAGAGGTCTCAGGTCTTCGAAGGGATTGTCATCCAGCGTCAGGGCGGAGGCCTGGGGGAGACCTTTACCGTTCGGCGGATATCCTACGGCGTGGGTGTGGAACGCACTTTTCTCTTGCACTCCCCGCGCCTGGAGAAAATCGAGGTGGTGCGCCGGGGCCGGGTGAGGCGGGCCAAGCTCTTCTACCTACGTGGCTTGAGCGGCCGGGCGGCGCGGGTGAAGGAAATGAAGGAGCGGCCGGGGCAAGGCTAGGGGGCCGCGGGAGTGAGTCGGCAGCGGGGGTGGTGGCGCGACGCGGTCCAGACAGTCCTCCTGGCCGGACTGCTTGCGCTGGTCATCCGGGTCTTCGTGGTGGAGCCGTTTCGCGTGGACGGGCCCTCGATGGAGCCTACCCTTTTCACCGGAGAACGCCTGCTCGTCGACAAGATCTCCTATCGCTTTCACCCTCCCCGCCGGGGTGACGTGGTGGTCTTCCGCAACCCCCGCAATCTCCGGGAGGACTACATAAAGCGCGTGGTGGCTCTCCCCGGGGACAAGGTGGAGATGCGGCTCGGTAGGCTGTACGTGAACGACCAGCCCGTCCCGGAGCCCTACGTATTGAGGGATGGCATCTCCACCTACGGGCCCGAGGTGATCCCTCCGGGATACTGCTTTGTCCTGGGTGACAACCGGGCCAACAGCCGCGATTCTCGCTTCTTCGGGCCCGTCCCCCTACACCTCATTAAGGGGCGGGCCTGGATCATCTTCTGGCCCCCGGCCCGCATCCACGTGCTGGCCGGCCGCTCCTCCAGCATCCCCTGACTCCCCCCAAGGGGGCCACCCAGGGAAGGACCGGGCGATGCCTTGAACATTGAGATCATCACCGTAGGCATTCTCCGTGAGCGCTACCTCAAAGAGGGTGTGGCCGATTACGTCCGGCGCCTGCGGCGGTATGCGCCCCTGGTCATAACCGAGGTGCCGGAGGCGCACATTTTCCCCGGAGCGGGCAGTGCGGAAGTCGAGGCGGCCAAGGCAAGGGAGGGAGAGGAAATCTTGCGCCGCCTGGGCCGGGGGACTCATGTCGTGGCCCTGGACGAGGGAGGAGAGATGCTCAGTTCCGCCCAACTGGCCGCCTGGCTGGACAAACTGGCGGCCAGCGGCGTGGGCCGGGTGGTATTCGTCATCGGCGGTCCCCGCGGCCTTTCCCGGGCGGTACTGGACAGGGCCGATTTCCGCCTATCCCTTTCCCGTCTTACCTTCCCCCACGAGATTGCCTGCTTGCTCCTGCTGGAGCAGCTATACCGTGCGTTTAAGATCAACCGCCGCGAGCCGTACCACTACTAGTACTAGCCATCTACAGGTGCGGCCCTGTGCCACCCGCCTGGCGGGATTCTCACACGGTGCGTAGGCCTGCCGCCTGCTGCCAGGGGCTTGTTCGACGTTGGTGTGGGGAGCTTCCCCCGGCGCAGGGTGGCGGACGTGCCCCTGCTTGTCGCTGGGTGCCAGGTATTGACAGGTGCTGTCAGACTGTGGTATAAGAGGGTAACGATGGAAGGGAGGTGTCATCCGGCCCAGGATACGGTACTGATGTGGTTGGGGTTTGGTCTCGTTGCCGGGAGAAGGTGGGGGTGGGGCTGATCCGGTGGAGGAGGTGAGGATTTGGCAGATCCGGGAGAGGAAGTGGCAGCCAGGTACCTGGAGGAGCTCGGGTACCGTATTGTGGCGCGCAACTACCGCACGCGGTGGGGGGAAATCGACATCATCGCGCGGGATGGGCCGGTACTGGCATTTGTGGAAGTGAGGCGGCGGGGTGCCGGGAGCCTGGCCCACCCCGCCGAGACGGTGGGCAGGAGCAAGCGGGAACGGCTGGCCAGGACGGCGGCTGATTTCCTGGGAAACCGGGGCTGGTGGCACTTCGCGTGTCGGTTCGACGTGGTCACCATCACAGACAGTGAGGAGCCGGAAGTAAGGCTCATCCGGGACGCGTTTTGATCTCTGTTCATAGCCAGACGCTTTGTCTTGCGGTCAAGGAGGTGGGGATCGTGACCGTTAGGGAGACATGTCGTCGTTTTTGGCTGGGTTCGT is a genomic window containing:
- the ffh gene encoding signal recognition particle protein gives rise to the protein MAFENLTARLGDVFRRLRGKGKLTEADVNEALREVRVALLEADVNLKVVRDLVARVRERAVGEEVMASLTPAQTVLKIVYEEMTRILGGKASRLDLGGNSPVPIMLVGLHGSGKTTTAGKLALTLRKQGRFPLLVATDVYRPAAPRQLEVVAQQAQVPFFFLPGASPLVIARRGLEHARQTGRDVVLVDTAGRLQVDTELMAELQDMKAALGPRECLLVVDAMTGQEAVNVARAFHEQLGLTGVILTKLDGDARGGAALSVLAVTGCPVKLVGTGEKLDALESFHPDRMASRILGMGDLASLVEKAEAAVEAQRVRELERKIRSQEFTLDDYLEQLKQVRKMGPLDQLLSLIPGLGRSVPQVQVDEKDLVRTEAIICSMTREERRNPAIIGASRKRRIAAGSGTTVQDVNRVLKGYEQARRLLKQLPDMEKTIKKGGGRLWR
- the rpsP gene encoding 30S ribosomal protein S16, yielding MAVRIRLKRMGAKNRPFYRLVVADSRSPRDGRFIEEIGYYDPTTEPATVSVKQERVLDWLRKGAQPSDTARALLEKSGTWRAWQEERKSRKER
- the smc gene encoding chromosome segregation protein SMC, coding for MLLRRIEVLGFKSFADRISLEIGPGVTAIVGPNGTGKSNLADAVRWALGEANPRQLRGLRMEDMIFGGSESRRPLSMAEVSLTFDNSDGALPLDFSEVTITRRVYRDGSGEYFINRTPCRLRDVQELFYDTGIARDGYSLVGQGRVEEILSARPEERRLLLEEAAGIVRARQRRREALARLEASNRDMERLGDVLAELELQMQPLEEEARRAREWEGYRQQRDAALLVLTWRERVEVARQLALASQAVAKLQSTCRVEQEKSARLEESYQAVRQEEKARQQERQKLQDELMSLSGLVSEAGRELARWEERVRSLEADIARLREEKESVVARLGAAHERVEESGRALDSWQATWGEAARELGALRAELRGQQEAVRRLAADLEARKGELIDLLGRGASARNRQVALESEARQLDESLQRAGQRRQEMEEALRRVDEDLLVLSEHEKRARSRQVELKAEGERARAEREKARARRTEQETAFRQAEAAYHQVSSRLGALRELEESFAGFARGPRALLEAKRREPSAFPGLVGPVSAILDVPSQYETAVEVALGAAVQDMVVKTVEDARQAIAFLKRTQAGWATFLPLDSLRPTPLSPAERAALRRDGILGVASDLITFLPEHRPAVEYLLGRTVLARDLPAALSYARAVGFRVRVVTLEGDVVFPGGSLAGGWRKGSRSGVLGRTREMSLLEEKTRELADLMEACRRAGEEAAREEQVWGQRLAEAQEELRGLEVYLAGLGKEVQAKKAERQRLVGDLAGLELERSVQETRLAELKQEILAWEERLRELESARGDMEATISSLTERLEEARERQHSLEQQEVALRVRLAGQEEQRARLEEAAARAREELGALTRAREAVEEALGARCRELEEAREQCRYWQEELASGSARHQEGKERMEKSAIEAERVARRLASLERARRQVERRLAEAQEALHAARLEEVRLGLRVEELDQRLAQRFSCSPAEAEQRVAENPFKEFDTTALQEMVGDLEARMRDLEPVNLAAAGEYVRLRERHQFLSDQRRDLEEGRAKLGQVIRELEREMREKFTRTFAEVRERFAATFAQVFGGGKADLVLVGSDPLEAGIEVVAQPPGKKLQHLSLLSGGERTLCAIALLFALLQTRPSRFCLFDEVDANLDEANVDRFARFLRELSSAGQFLVVTHQKGTMEVADVLYGTTMEESGVSRVVSLRLTGAS
- the ftsY gene encoding signal recognition particle-docking protein FtsY, with protein sequence MKWMGGDATGSWWSKWRGSLARTRDSLVSQAARWFGGARDEEAWQELEDALISADVGVDMTGRLLRAARAARNRDPRQALREEILKLLAGAEGRLVLPGPLDVIMVVGVNGTGKTTTIGKLAYRLRQEGKKVVVAAADTFRAAGIDQLAIWASRAGAELVRHREGSDPAAVAFDAVQAARARGYQAVIVDTAGRLHTRVNLMEELKKIHRVMGRELAGAPHEVLLCLDAHTGQNALQQARIFLDAVGVTGIVVTKLDGTARAGVVVAIADQLHIPIKLAGLGEGIEDLADFSARDFVEALLPS